The Penaeus chinensis breed Huanghai No. 1 chromosome 21, ASM1920278v2, whole genome shotgun sequence genome has a window encoding:
- the LOC125036419 gene encoding LOW QUALITY PROTEIN: uncharacterized protein LOC125036419 (The sequence of the model RefSeq protein was modified relative to this genomic sequence to represent the inferred CDS: inserted 2 bases in 1 codon), whose product MILLCEYEDFCQIPHSHSQVSKSHVQGVAREQVCCRNVALRFCSTSPPYIFLKTFQKTSACYFLNYDAFSVLFQIIYGSTYIHMARFRGSVSKEGCRTCLLSFTCTFGYAFIPALESLLHPNSSIPRRYREALQSLRKEEVTILPSDKGNSVVVLGRASYLQKARDLLDDASTYAPLTSDPRERIAATFHRRLKAIAARFPEANLYQRFRVINPRLPHFYGLPKTHKPAVPLRPIISSRGSVTHPLSAWLAKSLTPLLGTFSPAHLRHSQDFISRVRGVPPATMMSLDVDSLFTKVPLEDVLAFLERKLPPEDPRLPLPTDVFLQLIRLCVESNSFSFEGRFYSQTFGVAMGSPLSPVLTYLFMEFFESKLLPSLCLRPTVWLRYVDDVFALWPHDPAQFSDFLTQLNSLSPSIRFKVEWEADNKLPFLDTLLHRSADHFSFSIYRKPMHSGMYIHFFSYHPLHVKRGVATSLFLRALRICDPQYLDGEIDFLRRSFSKLGYPRHVLDAALSRARRTFYHDSPLKETPWLPVLSLPYTEEIYSLRRPLHTLNCRLIFRQXNLVHTSPPSSSKVGTYAIPCTSCDKQYFGETGASLTKRLSQHKYAVSRGHNNNALFCHQWDTGHLMDWSAARIIFPSADVHARRLVESSLIKLFPNFNLNSGFSPADSLLASHILRLLPYAGHPSHSPLQRYTQKAHISEEAAVKSVPDLRPPRPLRTLQCQAHTHRKYFAKSFMASMSRPPFLPRDINFAYKKKYVRNCGANKNKRI is encoded by the exons ATGATTCTGCTTTGTGAGTACGAGGATTTCTGCCAGATTCCGCACTCTCATAGTCAA GTATCAAAAAGTCACGTACAAGGTGTGGCGCGTGAGCAGGTGTGTTGTCGTAACGTAGCATTAAGGTTTTGTTCGACCTCGCCCCCGTATATTTTCCTCAAGACGTTCCAGAAGACATCTGCGTGCTATT TTTTAAATTATGAcgcattttcagtattattccAGATTATATACGGTTCGACATAT ATTCATATGGCCAGGTTTAGAGGTTCAGTGAGCAAG gagggatgtcgaacATGCCTTCTATCGTTCACGTGTACGTTCGGAtatgctttcatcccggccctcgaatctctcctccatcctaattcttccattcccaggcgttaccgcgaggcccttcaaagcttgcgcaaggaggaggtcaccattttgccttctgacaagggcaactcggtggtggtcctcggccgtgcctcctacctgcagaaggcccgtgacctgttggacgacgcttccacctatgcccccctgaccagcgacccccgggaacgtattgctgctactttccaccgtcgcctgaaagcgatagcagctcgtttcccggaggcgaacctctaccagaggttcagggtcatcaaccctcgcctccctcacttctatgggcttcctaaaacccataagccagccgtgcctctgcgccccatcatctcttcccggggatctgtgacgcaccctctgtcagcttggctggcgaagtccctcactccccttctcggcaccttctctcctgctcacctccgccactctcaggacttcatctcccgtgtccgtggagtcccgccggcgaccatgatgagcttggatgtagactccttgttcaccaaggtcccgctggaagacgtccttgctttccttgagaggaagctccccccagaggatcctcgtctccctctgcccaccgacgtcttcctccagctgattcgtctgtgtgtggagtcgaattccttctcctttgagggtcgcttctactcccagaccttcggcgtggccatgggctctcccctctctccggtcttgacttacctgtttatggaattcttcgagtccaaacttctcccttccctctgccttcgtccgacggtatggctgaggtatgtcgacgacgtcttcgctctctggcctcatgaccctgcccagttctcggacttcctgacccagctgaactccctctccccttccatccgtttcaaggtggaatgggaggctgacaacaagctccccttcttggacaccttgctacatcgctctgctgaccatttttctttctccatatacaggaagcctatgcatagtggtatgtacatacacttcttctcataccatcccctccatgtaaagagaggtgttgccacttcgctgttcctccgcgccctccgtatctgtgacccccaatacctggatggagagatcgacttcctgcgtcgttcgttctccaaactgggctatcctcgtcatgttctcgacgccgcgttatccagggcacggcgtaccttctaccacgactccccccttaaagagactccttggctgcccgtcctcagcctgccctacactgaggagatctactctctccgccgccctcttcacactctcaactgcaggctgatctttcgcca taacctggtccacaccagcccaccctcttcctcgaaggtgggcacctatgctattccttgtacctcctgtgacaaacagtactttggcgagacgggcgccagtctcactaagcgcctgtctcaacataagtacgctgtttccagggggcacaacaacaacgctctcttctgccatcagtgggatacaggccatctgatggactggtcagcggcgcgaattatctttccttccgctgacgtccacgcccgcagactggtggaatcttccctaattaagctgtttcccaatttcaacctgaacagcggcttttctcctgctgacagtctcctcgcttcccacatccttcgccttctcccgtatgccggccacccttcacacagtccgctc CAGCGCTACACTCAGAAAGCGCACATCTCTGAAGAAGCTGCTGTAAAATCTGTACCTGATCTGAGGCCTCCCCGACCCCTCCGAACACTGCAATGCCAGGCACACACTCACCGTAAATATTTTGCCAAGAGTTTTATGGCAAGCATGTCTCGTCCCCCTTTTCTGCCAAGGGACATAAATTTCGCTTACAAAAAGAAATATGTCCGAAATTGTGGagctaataaaaacaaaaggatatag